In Labrus mixtus chromosome 9, fLabMix1.1, whole genome shotgun sequence, the DNA window TTGTGTTTGCAGCATTGACGCTCATCTCTGTGTACAGCTCAAACAAGACCTGAGCAGCTTTGTTTATCACATAATCTTTTGTTTCTGCCTCTTTTAGCTGATCCAGTGCAAAGCAGACACCAACGCAGCAAATGAACATGGAAACACACCTCTGCATTACGCCTGCTTCTGGGGCCAAGACCAAGTGGCTGAGGTCAgtgcgccccctggtggtcttACACTGAGACTGATCAATTTTATGATGAAGCATTAAATGTTGCTGACACAGGTCTTACTTTTTACTCAGGATCTGGTCACTAATGGGGCTCAGGTGAGCATCTGTAACAAATACGGAGAAACCCCAATGGACAAAGCAAAACCGCACCTGAGTGAACTCCTCAGAGGTATCCAGACAACACATTGACCTCTTTCTCACGTATCAGTGTGCCTTTGATTGTCTTTTTGATCAATTGTCGTAATGCGTTATCTCTGTCCCTTCACCACACAGACAAGGCTGAGAAAATGGGACAGAACTTGGCTAAAATTCCCTTCAAGGACACGTTCTGGAAAGGCACCACCAGAACTCGACCCCGtgagtttcacacacacataaaccagTTTATTAGCAGACCAGCTTCCATCAGTTGGTTTGGTCTGAGCGGtgcatgaaaggaaaaaaagtttcCATACTGGCGCTGGCGCCCTTACCGGCCTTTATGTAGTGTTTGAAAAGTTGACCACTTTTCCGTCTGCTTAGCATTTTGTTAAATGTCACATGAATAATGAGACTTTTGTCTGAGCTTTAACTTGCCACTAATGTTTCTCTCAATCTTGTGTTGTTAGGCAATGGCACTTTGAACAAACATGCAGGCATTGACTACAAGCAGCTCTCTCTCCTGGCTAGAATAAATGAGAACCAGTCTGGAGAGGTAGtttatcttattatttttactatttAAAAAGGCTGCTGAAGATCACTTCtaactttgtatttatttatttattccccGTCAGCTGTGGCAGGGACGCTGGCAAGGAAATGAAGTTGTAGTTAAAGTGCTCAAAGTTCGTGACTGGACCACGAGGAAAAGCAGAGACTTTAATGAGGAGTATCCCAAACTCAGGTTAGTATCTAATCCTCACTTCTCCACACCTTCTGTGTTCTGTACTGTTGTTGTCTctcatttgtctgtttgcattgTGTTGAACCAATCTTTatgtattctttatttttgggGGGTGCTGCATCTCACACAAGTCTGTTTGTATCAAATCCTACGTGGGTTTGCCTCTttttgtccgtctgtctgtctgtctctctcccctgtccCTCCCTCTTGGGCTCCATCCCAGGATATTTTCCCACCCAAATGTCCTACCCATGTTGGGAGgatgtcagtctcctcctgctccccaccctatcatcatcacacactggaTGCCTTATGGCTCCCTCTACAACGTGCTGCATGAAGGCACCAGTGAGTACCACCACTCTGGTCACAAAGCTGTACTTGTCACCACTGTTGATGGGTTTTATAATTATCATTTGATTTATTGCTCTTGTGCATTTGTCATTATGCTGTCGTCACCTTTATTACAGCAGCAAGTTCAGTGTCGCCCTATTTTGTGTGGGAAACCAGAGTGTCCTAAACctgcttttgtttgtcatttatcCTGACGTCAGACTTTGTGGTGGACCAGACACAGGCGGTGAAGTTTGCGCTGGACATTGCATGTGGGATGGCCTTCTTACACACTCTTGAACCCATGATCCCTCGCCACTATCTCAATAGCAAGAGTGTTATGGTAAGAAGATATTCGAGTGTAGAATTCAGGCTCATAAAAGTATTGATTGTCCGTAAATGTTAATCGTTGAAAGTATATTTTGTGTTGCCTTTAAACACAGAGAACTGCAGAAGAAGGAAATGTCTGTTACAATTTGAAGTCCCCTGTTTCCACAGATAGATGAAGACATGACAGCCAGGATCAGCATGGCAGACGTCAAGTTCTCCTTCCAGTGTCCCGGCAGGATGTACTCGCCTGCATGGGTGGCCCCGGAGGGTAGGCATCACTCAAACAGCGCAGATCAGAAGTGACAGCTGAAGCCACAAAAGCTCCAGAGTAAAAGATTGGATGCTGGGAACTCTAGACTCTCTCAGAGTTTAATGCAATTTTGCAGCCGATATCCTGGGAGATTGGGTGAAATTTGAGCATGTTTGAAACATAAACAGATttatgaaatgtgaaaataaacagggatgaaacaaacatcaacaaggaTTCACAGAGGAGGTTTGAAGTTTACAGAGCAGTTTGTGGAGCACGATGGAGACGTAGTATGTGTAGGGTGCAGGGGATATGTTGCAGCCAGTTGCCATAGAAACAACCATGCAGCATACGTGTGGTGGTTAGTGAGCCATGAAATTGAGAGCACAAAATGCTTGCCactgaaacatttacagatttTACCTAAGACTTCCAAAAGGCCATTGTATCTTAAGAAAGGCTGTCTTTATAATATTTAAACGCTGTCAGGTTAGAGATGGACACAGCTGATGCAGACTTCAGTGCAGTCTTTGTTCAAATTATTACATTAAAATTCCGATCTTTTTATATCTTATAGCTTGTCTTatcaataaatccttcaaacgtGAGCTTCTAGGTGTGCCGATCttatttgcttttctttacCTATTCATGTTTTTGAATCCAGCATCAACTGAGGGATGTGCATGGTGTTTTTGTAATTCAGTCATTGTATATAAAAAGCATTAAGTAATGTTTCATTTAGAAAGTAAACTAAATATTTCAATCTTATAGTCATCGTACTGTTTGGGTATTTGCACTCAGCCCCTGCATGACTATGGCAGATGGGGTAGTGTCTGTTGTGAAGGGTTTTGTGTTACATTAACTTGTTGCCTTTTTCAGCTCTGCAGAAGAAGCCTGAAGAGATCAATCGTCGGTCAGCAGACATGTGGAGCTTTGCTATCCTGCTGTGGGAGCTGGTGACCAGAGAGGTGCCGTATGCAGACCTGTCCAATATGGAAATAGGCATGAAGGTTAGCAGAGCCATCTTTTCCTTATTCAATTACCAGCTGAGTGGCAGATGCTTGCAGACAAAACTACTGTTACTCAAAGCTATGATGCATTTAAGAATGTATTTTCCACTAAAGCAACATCTCTGTTTGCTTTGACTCCCAGGTTGCCTTGGAGGGTTTGAGGCCCACTATCCCCCCCGGAATTTCTCCCCACATTTGCAAGCTGATGAAGATATGCATGAACGAAGACCCAGCAAAGAGGCCGAAGTTTGACATGATTGTGCCAATTCTTGAAAAAATGCAGgacaagtgaaaaaaagaagtcctCTTCCCTCCTGTTCTGAACCCGACCTCTTATCCCAGATGGTGTTGTGGTGCTTACCAGTATTGCCTTAAACTCTTACTCCTCCGCTGCATCCAACACCACTGTCGCTACTGAGTTTAACTCAGCAGCCGTCACttcttttatattgttttttttgtgtctttttttctatgTGATATAAAGTTTTAAATTGTGTTGTCATCTTTGTCACTGATCTGCTGATACTGTCTGCACAGGAGCTTAATATTGACTGTTCATCTTCTAACCTGTAATCATGTGGACTGAGTACAATCTTCAAACTTTTAGACTGAATAACCTGTGGAGGTCAGCATGGCAGTCTGCTGCACTGCTTCAGTGGATGCAAAGCCTTATTTTATTACTGGAGTGGGCTTACTATAAAGAAGTCGCCCTGTAAGGATTGTGCTACTCTTTAATAGTGCCTCctataaaaacaaatgacacGTTAACTCTATGCTTGTCTTGTGGGAAATGTTCATGAACTGTATACAGCTGGGCAAGCATGAGGGATGTCTGAAACCAAgcatttaaatattatataattATGCAAGTATATGAATGAGTGGTGTTAATGAGAGCATTAAGAAGTGTTCTACCATTCAGCTTGGCTGTGTAGTGATGAGTAGAGCTTGAGCTTTGGTCTCTGTACAACCTGCTGAATATGACTTTAACCCGGCCTTACAAACTCTTTATTTGTTAAAGcataaatgtcagtgttgttaAATGCAATTTTGGGaatatttctttcaaaatgccTTGCAAGATGTCACATCTTTGATTGTTCATTTCTATTTTGGACTTTTATTTACTAGATTTCTCAAATGTTTTACCAcgatctctctttttttaaaaccataacggattaaatatttgattatgTTAGCTGTACTGTCCAACAAATGGTGCAGTCAATCTCGATTTGAAGATTTCTAAAAGTGTAGTTATCATGTTGCATACTGGCAATCTACACAACATGTATTAGCCTGTGTTTCTTGTAGCGTCAGACATGAGTAATGCAATCCATACTGTAACTGATTGATGGATAACACAGGTACATCTATTATCGTTTTGTTTTCCAGCATGGGAAATGCCTTCCCACAATTCTGGCTGCATGAACAGCTGTTGTCAACAGAAGAGGACTGGGACATTGAGGGCAGTTATAACCTCAAGAATATTGTcttattattttctattttttattattttggtcACGTAGATTAATTCTGAATTTAAATATCAGTCTCTTGGGTTGTTTCTGTGCCCCCACCAGCTTGCTCGTTTGTGCTGAATCACAGGTCGAAGCCAAATCAAGAATGAGATATACaaaagtttgtatttatatatataagtatattaaaaaggtaaaaacatgGACAGcggaaatgttttaatttattgctGAATACTTTCATTTAGCTTaatttcatccatccatccattatccataCCGCTTATCCCGTTCGGGGTCGTGatgggctggagctgatcccagctgtcactgggcGAGAGGCGGTACGTATGTTTTATTGTATTGCAACTGAAATAGAGAACTTCTCTGTGCAATCGTTTCTAGTGTGGGCTGAAGTGGCGGGGCCAAAAGTCAATATCTTTTCATGGGGACCGAAtgtctaaataaataaacctgaatTAAGCAGAATTAAAAGTTTATCAATGCCATTCTAGTCACATACAAATGATCCctaaaaagctgttttgttgaaggtcagaggtcaaatggTTCATTGGAGTTGTCTTGTGACTTGGGACcagctgaatgtttttcttaatgGTCTTAATAACTGATTCATACcataataataaatgatttaataacTTTTATTAGAGATGTTACTGACATTTTATTGAGTGAAAAAGGGGCGACTTAATAAAATGGTAATATGGACATGTAGGTACTACTACAGTCACACTTCTGATATCTTGACATATGCGCGGGCAAAAAAGGCTAAGCATACTGTTTTACACACACTTAAATCTTGACAATCTGGTTTAATATGTCCATAAAGAGGCATATcatttgtatttctcttgttcctctgctgctctgcctgtgtgtgtgtgtgtgtgtggcagcagtGGGTTCTGGCAGTGACGTCAGTCTGTGACGCAGGTTCGCCCTCCATCACCAGTCGAGCCCACTGACAGAAAACACCTAGAAACGAAGCAAGCCCTCACGATTCACGGAAATATGTAGCTAGCTGGTGGTGTTGCGCATTTTTCGACAACAAGGGGGTTCAGTTCAGCTGGTAAGTCATAATTCCCTGTCTCGAGTTTGATAAATCACTGCTTACTTTCCCTCGCTGTGATTTCTCTGTTTGGAAGCTCGTTAGCCTGCTAGCGTAGGAGCTTAGCATTAGCCTAGCCGAGAAGACGGCTGTGATGATGGCGGATGGATCCCGTTATTTTACAGCTGAGACGATGTCGCCCGATCATTGCTGTGTTTTTACTGTGTAGTCTTCTGTTAGAAATACATTCGCATTAACGGGCAGCTGATTTATTCTGAAATGGCTCCGATTTGTCCGTGTTCAGCTCAACATCAAAAAGAGCAGAAGGCCGTGTTGGCAAATGGAAGTTGAAGCCATTGAAGTACGTTTCAGGTTCGTCCTGTGAAGTTAGCAGTGGACGTGGTCGCGGTAATTGCAAACAAGAAACTGACTTCAGTCTTTGGATTAGCATTGAGAAATGTCTTCATAGTGTATCAACTTAAACAATTTTTTCATTATTGACACATTTATATCAACGTGTATCGATGTATTTCCAGCCAGCAGCACAGTGTATCGTCCTGTAACATGGATAATGCTTACATATCTCGacctctttctcctccagagCAGTTACATGGAAATTTACCATGGGAGGCCATGATGATGAAGACATGTCATATGTAgtgaataaacaaaaacaagatgaagagtTGAAGAACAAACTAAACGACAGCGGCCACTGGGGCGATCAGGAGTCCACTGGCAACAATGCCAAGTGGGTGAAAGAAGGCCAGAACCAGCTGCGGAAAGTAGCCGAGAACCAGCAGGACCAGGACCACAACTGCAATATCAGCCAGAATGGGAACAAGGAAGACTTCCCTCACCAGACCACCACTCAGGAAGAACAACAGGGAAACGAGGAGCAGACCAAGTCCCCCAAAATAACTCTGAGCCCTGGCCTCAATCAGGAGGAATCCAAGAACATCCTTAATGACCCGCTCCTCATCGACACTCTGGAGTCCacagaagagaaagataaagagagagaagaggatgaCAAAGAGAAGATATCAGATGAAGATGAGGATACGCCAGATCAAACCAGGGGAGTCAccgaggagcagggtgaagtgGAGCCTCAGAAGGAGGGCGGTGTTGCGGGGAGAAATGCCTGCCTCCTGTTCTCCAACATGAATGGGTCCCCCAATGAGGAAGAGACCAGCTGGCCTTCACCGTCCCAGGACAACACAGCTGACAGCTCTCCGAATGGCAACAGAGGTAAATAGAAAAAACACGTAGTAAAGGTCTAGGCCACACATGTACGGTTATAAGAAATGCAACACAGCCTGTTATCTAACATGTGTAAGGCTATTTTATTGACGTGGATGCTGCAGTggagtgaaagaaaaacatttagaggCTCCTTGTTGGTGCAGTTTTGTTAACTGGTGAGTCAGAGCAAACTTTTGGGGTTTTGAGACGCTATTGCAGTTTCATTTGTCAGTGTAAGAACTCATTGATATAGCGAGGTTGTCATCTCTTGTGGTGTAATGAAGGAAACAAGTGTTTAGTGCTTGGAGTACAGTAGCTGTGTAATCAGTGTTGAGGAAATTACTAAGAACTCGActtcacacaataagactcagttgactcatgTGGCTTAAGTTAAACAAAGTTTATACATATACAAGAATACAGATGGAGTCTGGAGAGATGGAGTCTGATGCTGTGTCCCTGCTATGCCAATTCTGCCAAAGGCTCTGCATTTATAGAAAATAcattacaatgttacaattcacttagcagacgcttttatccaaagcgacgtacttcagagagtaagtacaacactaatccattcatacaccgccaccaaagcagagggagcaatgcggggttaagtgtcttgcccaaggacacatcggacgtgTTGCTCAGACAATTTGGAGCAGACACTAGTCTAAGTCTAGTAAACAACATTGCAGATAAAGGGGAAGACCCTTAACACGTTTAAGTTGTTCCTTGCTTACTAGTCACAGCTGAACTCTATCAGCTCTGACtgacagcagagaacagtgaataaacaaaatgtctgtacatttaaatgtcaaacaatgATGAGGTGACGcagctttacaaataaacaccAAATGGTTTGTGTCACATGCTttaaaagaggagaaacaatAAAGTTTCTCCACTACACAgctgttaaaaacaacagattccTCATTAGtcgttgattaaaaaaaaatccaaatatcCTGAAGGAAATTAGTAGCCGTAAAATATCTGTTTACTGATACCCTTTAAAGGAGATTGAATTTGTTCCCTTTTTCAGACACCACAGATTATTACTAATCTGATTCAGTGTTTTCAAGGTTTGAGTATTCaatacacattttcagaaagtgtgtttttgtccttgtttgtttgtttcttttctcacatggtcactgtgatttatttctctTCAACCCGACGTTAAACATTTTCCCTTCACCGTGTCTCTCCTTTACTTCCTGCCCTTCAGAGTCCTTTTGGGATTCCAGTGCTTTCGAGACCGACACAGACCTGCCGTCAGGATGGATGAGGGTGCGGGACACATCTGGCACCTACTACTGGCACATCCCTACAGGTACCACCCAgtgggagcctccgtctcctcTGGGGAAAGTGGGCGACTCCATGATGTCCTCCACGATGTCCCTGGAGACGACACCCTGCGAGGAGCCTGAGGTGAGGTCTAATACACATT includes these proteins:
- the LOC132980672 gene encoding integrin-linked protein kinase, giving the protein MDDIFTQCREGNAVAVRLWLDNTENDLNQGDDHGFSPLHWACREGRSSVVDMLIMRGARINVMNRGDDTPLHLAASHGHRDIVGKLIQCKADTNAANEHGNTPLHYACFWGQDQVAEDLVTNGAQVSICNKYGETPMDKAKPHLSELLRDKAEKMGQNLAKIPFKDTFWKGTTRTRPRNGTLNKHAGIDYKQLSLLARINENQSGELWQGRWQGNEVVVKVLKVRDWTTRKSRDFNEEYPKLRIFSHPNVLPMLGGCQSPPAPHPIIITHWMPYGSLYNVLHEGTNFVVDQTQAVKFALDIACGMAFLHTLEPMIPRHYLNSKSVMIDEDMTARISMADVKFSFQCPGRMYSPAWVAPEALQKKPEEINRRSADMWSFAILLWELVTREVPYADLSNMEIGMKVALEGLRPTIPPGISPHICKLMKICMNEDPAKRPKFDMIVPILEKMQDK